Proteins found in one Solitalea lacus genomic segment:
- the murQ gene encoding N-acetylmuramic acid 6-phosphate etherase — protein MHRTTESDSKYNHLEQMSVAELLININNEDKTVPFAIEKALPAIEALVEQIVARMKKGGRLFYIGAGTSGRLGIVDASECPPTFGVPFDLVIGIIAGGDSAIRKAVEFAEDDTEQAWLDLSQYKINDKDTLIGIAASGTTPYVIGGMEEANKNNVLTGCIVCNEGSPIAALAKYPVEVVVGSEFVTGSTRMKAGTAQKLVLNMISTSAMIKLGRIKGNKMVDMQLSNNKLIDRGINMVMNATGANRDIAEKLLNEYGSVRKAVENYKN, from the coding sequence ATGCATAGAACTACCGAGTCGGATTCAAAATACAACCATTTAGAGCAAATGTCGGTTGCCGAATTGCTTATAAATATCAACAACGAAGACAAGACTGTTCCTTTTGCCATTGAAAAAGCTCTACCTGCCATTGAAGCCTTAGTAGAACAAATTGTTGCTCGCATGAAAAAAGGCGGTCGGCTATTTTACATCGGTGCCGGCACCAGCGGCCGATTAGGAATTGTTGACGCATCTGAATGCCCTCCTACTTTTGGAGTACCTTTTGATTTAGTTATTGGCATTATTGCCGGCGGAGATTCTGCAATACGCAAAGCTGTTGAATTTGCAGAGGATGATACCGAGCAAGCTTGGCTTGACCTTTCGCAGTACAAAATAAACGACAAAGACACCTTAATCGGAATTGCAGCTTCAGGCACCACCCCATATGTTATTGGGGGCATGGAAGAGGCCAATAAAAACAACGTACTTACAGGCTGCATTGTTTGCAATGAAGGAAGCCCAATTGCCGCCTTGGCAAAATATCCGGTTGAAGTTGTGGTAGGTTCTGAATTTGTTACCGGCTCTACCCGTATGAAAGCAGGAACTGCTCAAAAATTAGTATTAAATATGATTTCCACCTCGGCAATGATCAAACTTGGCCGTATTAAAGGAAACAAAATGGTTGATATGCAGTTAAGTAACAATAAGCTGATTGACCGTGGTATAAACATGGTAATGAATGCTACTGGTGCCAATCGTGACATAGCCGAAAAGCTTCTGAATGAATACGGCAGTGTGCGAAAGGCTGTAGAGAACTATAAAAACTGA
- the der gene encoding ribosome biogenesis GTPase Der: MSNIVAIVGRPNVGKSTLFNRLTETRKAIVDDMSGVTRDRHYGKAEWLNREFVVIDTGGYVTNSDDVFETAIREQVLIAIEEASSIIFMVDVTTGITDLEDDIADILRRTKKPVFVVANKVDNTKLVHESAVFHAFGLGDIYNISSMTGSGTGELLDAIIEKFEPEQEDTTSHLPKFAIVGRPNVGKSSIINAFLGKDRNIVTPVAGTTRDSIHIHYKQFGHEFMLIDTAGLRKKTKVKENIEFYSVMRTIKALEEADVCILMVDATTGLESQDINIFHLAEKNRKGIVILVNKWDLVEKDNKTMKKFEEQIKEKLAPFTDVPIVFTSVLEKQRIFKAIEVAQQVYDNRAKKIATSKLNDVMLEVIEHYPPPALKGKFVKIKYITQLPGVAPTFAFFCNLPQYIKDPYKRYLENQLRENFDFTGVPVTIYFRQK; this comes from the coding sequence ATGAGCAACATAGTAGCTATAGTTGGACGCCCTAATGTGGGGAAGTCCACTTTATTTAATAGATTAACAGAAACCCGCAAAGCCATTGTTGATGACATGAGCGGAGTTACCCGTGACAGGCATTACGGCAAAGCAGAATGGCTGAACCGTGAATTTGTGGTAATTGACACAGGGGGCTATGTTACTAACTCTGACGATGTTTTTGAAACGGCCATTCGCGAGCAAGTACTTATTGCCATTGAAGAGGCATCATCTATCATTTTCATGGTTGATGTTACTACGGGTATCACTGATTTAGAAGATGATATTGCTGATATTTTACGTCGTACTAAAAAGCCAGTATTTGTTGTTGCCAACAAAGTTGACAACACCAAACTTGTTCACGAATCAGCAGTATTTCATGCATTTGGCCTAGGCGATATTTACAACATTTCGTCAATGACCGGAAGTGGAACCGGAGAATTACTCGATGCCATCATTGAGAAATTTGAACCAGAACAGGAAGACACCACGTCGCACCTACCTAAATTCGCTATTGTTGGCCGCCCTAACGTAGGAAAATCGTCCATCATCAATGCATTTTTAGGTAAAGACCGCAATATCGTCACTCCTGTTGCCGGCACTACACGAGATTCAATCCATATTCATTACAAGCAATTTGGTCATGAATTCATGTTGATTGACACTGCCGGATTACGTAAGAAAACCAAAGTAAAAGAAAACATTGAATTTTACTCGGTAATGCGCACCATCAAGGCTTTAGAAGAAGCCGATGTTTGCATTCTGATGGTTGACGCAACAACAGGTCTTGAATCGCAGGATATCAACATTTTCCATTTAGCAGAAAAAAATCGCAAGGGCATTGTAATTTTGGTGAACAAATGGGATTTGGTTGAGAAAGACAACAAAACAATGAAGAAGTTTGAAGAGCAAATCAAAGAAAAACTTGCTCCGTTCACTGATGTTCCCATCGTTTTCACTTCTGTTTTAGAGAAACAACGTATTTTTAAGGCAATAGAAGTTGCCCAGCAGGTTTACGATAATAGAGCTAAGAAAATCGCCACCTCTAAATTGAACGATGTAATGCTTGAAGTTATAGAGCATTATCCACCACCTGCATTAAAAGGCAAGTTTGTAAAAATTAAGTATATAACACAACTTCCTGGTGTTGCGCCAACATTTGCATTCTTCTGCAACCTTCCGCAATATATAAAAGATCCTTATAAGCGTTATCTGGAAAATCAGTTGCGTGAAAATTTTGATTTTACAGGAGTACCAGTAACCATTTATTTCCGTCAGAAATAA
- a CDS encoding PstS family phosphate ABC transporter substrate-binding protein encodes MKRIFFLLTTAAFLTSCGGGQKANTNSNSGSQTGSVKIDGSSTVYPISEAVAEEFRGVQSEVNVTVGESGTGGGFKKFSRNEIDISDASRPITAEEIEACTKAGINFIEIPIAFDGLAVVVSKQNTFIDHLTVAELKKLWEPAAQGTIKTWDQIRPTFPKEPIKLYGAGTASGTYDYFTEAICGKKGASRGDYTASEDDNVLVQGVSQDKGGLAYFGLAYYEQNQDKLKLIPIDGGNGPVSPSQETVGNGTYQPLSRPIFIYINSKSCERKEVVDFAKFYVENAGRLAKEIGYVPLSAEEYKLIQDRLNKKITGTVFVNGKSTVGTKMADLLKIEEGK; translated from the coding sequence ATGAAAAGGATATTTTTTTTACTAACAACCGCGGCATTTTTAACATCATGTGGCGGCGGACAAAAAGCGAACACAAATAGTAATTCTGGCAGTCAAACCGGAAGTGTTAAAATTGACGGATCAAGTACTGTTTACCCAATTTCAGAAGCAGTTGCAGAAGAATTTAGAGGAGTGCAATCAGAAGTGAATGTTACTGTGGGAGAATCGGGAACAGGTGGAGGATTTAAGAAATTCTCAAGAAATGAGATTGACATCAGTGATGCATCTCGTCCAATTACTGCAGAAGAAATTGAAGCTTGTACTAAAGCCGGAATTAACTTTATCGAAATTCCGATTGCGTTTGACGGTTTAGCGGTAGTAGTTAGTAAACAAAACACTTTTATTGATCATCTAACGGTTGCTGAGCTTAAAAAGCTTTGGGAACCTGCAGCTCAGGGAACAATTAAAACTTGGGATCAGATTCGTCCGACTTTCCCTAAAGAGCCAATCAAATTATACGGAGCAGGTACTGCCTCGGGTACTTACGATTACTTCACCGAAGCTATTTGTGGTAAAAAAGGTGCTTCTCGTGGTGATTATACTGCTAGTGAAGATGATAACGTGTTAGTACAAGGAGTATCTCAAGATAAAGGCGGTTTAGCTTATTTCGGTTTAGCTTATTATGAGCAAAATCAGGATAAATTAAAATTAATTCCAATTGATGGTGGAAACGGACCTGTTTCTCCTAGTCAGGAAACTGTTGGAAATGGAACTTACCAGCCTTTGTCTCGTCCTATTTTCATCTATATCAACAGCAAATCATGTGAGCGTAAAGAAGTAGTAGATTTTGCTAAGTTTTACGTAGAGAACGCCGGTCGTTTGGCAAAAGAAATTGGTTACGTTCCTTTAAGTGCAGAAGAATACAAACTGATTCAGGATCGTCTAAACAAAAAAATTACAGGCACAGTATTCGTTAACGGAAAATCTACTGTTGGAACAAAAATGGCTGACCTTCTTAAAATTGAAGAAGGAAAGTAA
- the phoU gene encoding phosphate signaling complex protein PhoU, with product MTHLEEELQKLFYQMNDMASLVEGQVEKCIASLLDEDKGLAREVIFNEKRVNAYELKIDKDCENIFTLLNPFANDMRFVFATLKINYNLERIGDNAEGIAHYVLEAERGFDMHLLEECRFHEMAETVKLMLNASNRAYAERNAKLARTVFSMDSILDEINKSATDIIAAYIRGNIDNMMQALYLLTIIRKLERVGDHITNIAEEIIFFLEAKVLKHGKKSSFMENFSKEEE from the coding sequence ATGACACACTTAGAAGAAGAATTACAAAAACTTTTCTATCAAATGAACGATATGGCCAGTTTGGTTGAGGGCCAAGTGGAAAAATGTATCGCTTCATTGTTAGACGAGGATAAAGGTTTGGCGAGAGAAGTTATTTTCAATGAAAAAAGAGTAAATGCTTATGAGTTGAAAATTGACAAGGATTGTGAAAACATTTTCACGCTCTTAAATCCTTTTGCCAATGATATGCGCTTTGTTTTCGCCACTTTAAAAATCAATTATAATCTGGAACGTATTGGAGACAATGCTGAAGGCATAGCACATTATGTTTTGGAGGCCGAACGTGGTTTTGATATGCATTTATTGGAAGAGTGTCGTTTTCATGAAATGGCTGAAACGGTTAAATTAATGCTAAATGCGTCCAATCGTGCATACGCGGAGCGTAATGCAAAGCTAGCCCGTACAGTGTTTAGTATGGATAGTATACTTGATGAAATTAATAAATCTGCAACCGATATTATTGCAGCATATATCAGAGGTAATATTGATAACATGATGCAGGCTCTCTATTTGCTGACCATCATTCGTAAGCTTGAAAGAGTGGGTGATCATATTACCAATATTGCCGAAGAAATTATTTTCTTCCTTGAAGCCAAAGTGTTAAAACATGGTAAAAAGTCCAGTTTTATGGAAAACTTTAGTAAGGAAGAGGAATAG
- the pstC gene encoding phosphate ABC transporter permease subunit PstC, whose product MQKVKEKIIEGILLFCSSVTILTTLGIIIILTIETVQFFKDVSIIEFFTGTEWTPLFANKKFGILPLVSGTLLTTFIAILVALPLGLTIAIYLNEYADKRFKAIIKPTLEVLAAIPTVVYGFFALTFVTPILQSLIPTLGGFNALSAGLVMGIMIIPYVSSLSEDALSAVPNSLREAAYGMGSTRLQTAFKVMLPAASSGVIVSVILAISRAIGETMIVAVAAGQEPRLTLNPLNSVETITTYIVQVSMGDVPQNSIEFRSIFAAGITLFGLTFILNNVSFWMKRKFQQKYE is encoded by the coding sequence ATGCAAAAGGTTAAAGAGAAGATAATTGAAGGAATACTGTTGTTTTGCAGTTCCGTCACTATCTTAACCACATTAGGAATCATTATTATCCTTACAATTGAAACGGTCCAATTTTTCAAAGACGTTTCAATTATTGAGTTTTTTACCGGTACAGAATGGACTCCACTTTTTGCCAATAAAAAGTTTGGAATATTACCCTTGGTTTCGGGTACTCTGTTAACAACCTTTATTGCTATTTTAGTTGCCTTACCACTTGGCTTAACTATCGCTATTTATTTAAATGAATATGCTGATAAACGCTTTAAAGCAATTATCAAACCTACGCTCGAAGTGTTGGCTGCTATACCAACGGTTGTTTACGGGTTCTTTGCCTTAACTTTTGTTACTCCAATTTTGCAAAGCTTAATTCCGACGCTAGGAGGCTTTAACGCTTTGTCGGCAGGTTTAGTTATGGGCATTATGATTATTCCTTATGTATCATCATTAAGTGAAGATGCATTGAGTGCGGTTCCTAATTCACTGCGCGAAGCAGCTTATGGAATGGGATCCACCCGCCTTCAAACGGCATTCAAGGTTATGTTACCTGCTGCTTCGTCGGGTGTTATCGTTTCTGTTATTTTGGCTATTTCAAGGGCCATCGGCGAAACAATGATTGTGGCCGTTGCCGCAGGACAAGAACCTCGGTTAACTTTAAATCCTTTAAATTCAGTAGAAACCATTACAACTTACATTGTTCAGGTAAGTATGGGTGATGTGCCGCAAAACTCAATTGAGTTCCGTTCAATTTTTGCGGCCGGAATTACATTATTTGGTTTAACCTTTATCCTTAACAATGTTTCGTTTTGGATGAAACGTAAATTTCAGCAGAAGTATGAATAA
- the pstA gene encoding phosphate ABC transporter permease PstA, which translates to MNNARKNELKDNAFKIFALVCTSVGLIVLGLLLYNIISVGVTRINWDFITSLPSRRPGKAGIYTALMGMIWVVTLTLMISFPIGIGAGVYLEEYGKKNRFAQFIEVNIANLAGVPSIIYGILGLELFGRLMKLGNSVLAASLTLSLLVLPVIIVATREAVKAVPSSLREASIGLGATRWQTISRIVLPASFGSILTGMILAVSRAVGETAPLIVVGALVYVPFAPKTPMDQFTVLPIQIFNWTSRPQQGFVVNAAAAIIILLLFVFVLNGIAVFLRNRHNKRVKY; encoded by the coding sequence ATGAATAATGCACGTAAAAACGAGCTGAAAGACAACGCTTTTAAAATCTTTGCACTTGTCTGTACTTCAGTAGGCTTAATTGTATTGGGCTTATTGCTTTATAATATTATTTCGGTAGGGGTAACCCGTATCAATTGGGATTTTATTACCAGCCTTCCTTCGCGTCGCCCAGGAAAGGCAGGTATTTATACTGCTTTAATGGGTATGATCTGGGTGGTTACTTTAACCTTGATGATTTCTTTCCCAATTGGTATTGGTGCGGGCGTTTACCTGGAAGAATATGGTAAGAAAAACCGATTTGCCCAATTTATTGAGGTGAACATCGCCAACCTGGCGGGTGTTCCTTCCATCATTTACGGTATTTTAGGTCTTGAATTATTCGGCAGATTGATGAAGCTGGGTAATAGTGTTTTGGCTGCCAGCTTAACCTTGTCTTTATTGGTGTTGCCGGTAATTATTGTGGCTACGCGAGAGGCTGTAAAAGCAGTGCCTAGTTCATTACGTGAAGCGTCTATAGGACTTGGGGCTACACGTTGGCAGACTATTAGCCGCATTGTATTGCCTGCCAGTTTCGGGAGTATTTTAACGGGTATGATTTTAGCCGTTTCTCGGGCAGTGGGTGAAACTGCACCCTTAATTGTAGTGGGAGCTTTGGTATATGTGCCATTTGCCCCTAAAACGCCAATGGATCAGTTTACGGTTTTGCCAATTCAAATTTTCAACTGGACTAGCCGTCCTCAGCAAGGATTTGTGGTAAACGCTGCCGCCGCTATCATTATATTATTGTTATTTGTATTTGTGTTGAATGGTATAGCAGTATTTTTGCGAAACCGTCATAACAAAAGAGTGAAGTATTAA
- a CDS encoding S41 family peptidase, whose translation MGTTKNNLRFALLAAVMMAIGMLVGSKMSDSSSVELNFNFPFTSRSTDKMGRILQVIQDRYVDSIDIEKLEEESINGIMSKLDPHSQYVPPDEYRALSESLEGNFDGIGIEFYMLKDTLLVVNVVSDGPAYNAGLVAGDKIITVNNKSIVGLKNSELIKQLRGPSGTVVNLGVKKVSAHGESLTDVKIVRGKVPFNSIETSYMLNAETGYIKIIRFAATTHKEFLKSMNKLKQHGLKSLVLDLRGNGGGYLRAAIAIADEFLPNGQLIVYTQGRKQGKEQYFATGSGEFEKGNLIVLIDENSASASEIVAGALQDTERATIIGRRSFGKGLVQDQVAFSDGSALRLTVARYYTPLGRCIQKPYAEGINVYKNEVGERLKHGELYSADSNKIAFLNAPKFVTRSGKTVYGGGGIMPDEFIPIDTSSSSALYSYISYKGLIVDYTYDYIERNNLTQNSYSSLTDFVNSFEMSDNELKLLLKMVKDQKINVNEPDVKKSKALIKNQVKAIIARRFWNDEGFYRVLNTRDQIVLKSVSNPVATVAGNIKLK comes from the coding sequence ATGGGTACGACGAAAAATAATTTACGTTTTGCTTTACTTGCCGCTGTAATGATGGCTATTGGGATGCTAGTTGGCTCTAAGATGAGTGATTCCTCATCGGTAGAGTTAAACTTTAATTTCCCTTTTACTTCCCGTTCAACTGATAAGATGGGGCGCATTTTGCAGGTGATACAAGATCGCTATGTGGATTCGATTGATATTGAAAAGCTGGAAGAAGAGTCAATCAACGGAATCATGTCGAAATTGGACCCTCACTCGCAGTATGTTCCGCCTGATGAATACCGTGCCTTATCTGAGTCGCTTGAAGGTAATTTTGATGGCATTGGCATAGAGTTTTATATGCTGAAAGATACACTTTTGGTTGTGAATGTAGTGTCTGATGGACCTGCATACAACGCCGGTTTAGTAGCTGGAGATAAAATCATAACAGTAAATAATAAAAGTATAGTCGGGCTAAAAAATAGCGAGCTGATTAAACAGCTACGTGGTCCTTCAGGAACAGTTGTTAACCTGGGAGTAAAAAAAGTATCTGCTCATGGGGAGTCATTGACGGATGTTAAAATTGTAAGAGGTAAGGTGCCTTTTAACAGTATTGAAACTTCCTATATGTTAAATGCGGAAACAGGATATATTAAGATTATACGTTTTGCGGCTACCACCCACAAAGAGTTCTTGAAATCTATGAATAAACTCAAGCAGCATGGGTTAAAAAGTTTGGTGCTTGATTTAAGAGGTAATGGAGGCGGGTATTTGCGAGCAGCTATTGCAATTGCTGATGAGTTTTTGCCAAACGGACAACTGATCGTGTATACACAAGGGCGCAAACAAGGAAAAGAACAATATTTTGCGACAGGTTCAGGTGAGTTTGAAAAAGGTAATTTAATAGTCCTGATTGATGAAAACTCGGCTTCGGCAAGTGAAATTGTTGCAGGAGCATTGCAGGATACCGAAAGGGCTACAATAATAGGTCGCCGTTCATTCGGAAAAGGCCTGGTGCAGGATCAGGTTGCATTTTCTGATGGCTCAGCTTTGCGACTAACCGTTGCCAGGTATTATACCCCATTAGGTCGTTGTATTCAAAAACCATATGCAGAGGGTATTAATGTGTATAAGAATGAAGTTGGCGAGCGTTTAAAGCATGGGGAGCTTTATAGTGCGGATAGTAATAAGATTGCTTTTTTAAATGCCCCTAAGTTTGTTACCCGCTCAGGTAAAACGGTATATGGAGGAGGTGGGATTATGCCGGATGAATTCATACCGATTGATACTTCTTCGAGCTCAGCGCTGTATAGCTACATAAGCTATAAAGGGCTTATTGTTGACTATACTTATGATTATATTGAAAGAAATAATTTAACCCAAAACTCCTACAGCTCATTAACTGATTTTGTTAATTCGTTTGAAATGAGTGATAATGAATTAAAGCTGCTGTTGAAGATGGTTAAAGATCAAAAAATTAATGTGAATGAACCTGACGTTAAAAAAAGTAAGGCATTGATCAAAAATCAGGTGAAAGCCATAATTGCTCGAAGATTTTGGAATGATGAAGGTTTTTACCGTGTCCTTAACACCCGCGATCAGATAGTACTTAAGTCTGTAAGTAATCCGGTAGCAACAGTGGCCGGAAATATAAAGTTGAAATAG
- the era gene encoding GTPase Era: MEHRAGFVSIVGKPNAGKSTLMNILVGERMSIITHKAQTTRHRIIGIINDESTQIIFSDTPGIIQPKYGLQKSMMSAVNESFLDADVLLVVTDINEKHDETDVVEKVKKYEGPIAVLINKVDQSNQDLVSQKIEYWQKELNPTAIIPISALKEFNIEAITGFIRENLPAHPPYYDKEELTDRSERFFVAEMIREQIFKCCEKEVPYSSEVVIVSFKEGEDLHRISAEIIVERETQKAIIIGKGGTMLKKIASAARYDIEAFLQKKVFLEVFVKVLDDWRNKDNYLKRFGYEK; encoded by the coding sequence ATGGAACACAGAGCAGGATTTGTAAGCATTGTAGGAAAACCTAATGCCGGCAAATCAACCTTGATGAATATTCTGGTGGGCGAACGCATGTCAATCATCACTCACAAGGCGCAAACCACTCGTCACCGTATCATCGGAATCATTAATGACGAATCAACACAAATCATTTTCTCCGATACTCCCGGAATCATTCAACCCAAATATGGATTGCAGAAATCAATGATGTCGGCAGTTAATGAATCATTCCTCGATGCAGACGTTTTACTTGTTGTAACTGACATTAACGAAAAGCACGATGAGACTGATGTGGTTGAAAAGGTAAAAAAGTACGAAGGGCCGATAGCGGTATTAATTAATAAAGTAGATCAATCCAACCAAGATCTTGTTTCTCAAAAGATTGAATATTGGCAAAAAGAGCTGAACCCAACTGCTATTATCCCTATTTCTGCTTTAAAAGAATTTAATATAGAGGCAATTACGGGATTCATCAGAGAAAATTTACCCGCACACCCGCCTTATTACGACAAGGAGGAACTTACCGATCGAAGTGAGCGCTTCTTTGTTGCAGAAATGATTCGTGAACAAATTTTCAAATGCTGTGAAAAGGAAGTCCCATACAGCTCTGAAGTTGTAATCGTTTCATTCAAGGAAGGAGAAGATCTGCATCGTATCAGTGCAGAAATTATTGTTGAACGCGAAACACAAAAAGCAATCATTATTGGCAAAGGTGGAACAATGTTGAAAAAAATTGCATCCGCGGCCCGTTACGATATTGAAGCTTTCCTGCAGAAAAAAGTATTTCTTGAGGTATTTGTTAAAGTGCTGGACGATTGGCGCAACAAAGACAATTACCTTAAAAGATTTGGATACGAGAAATAG
- the pstB gene encoding phosphate ABC transporter ATP-binding protein PstB, translated as MYKLEAKDVQLFYGEKHALKGISMGIKANTVTAFIGPSGCGKSTFLRCFNRMNDLIENCRIDGEIFIDGRDIYKSKINVVDHRKKIGMVFQKPNPFPKSIYENVAYGLRINGINHKKFIDETVERSLRQAALWDEVKDDLKKSALALSGGQQQRLCIARTLAVEPSVILMDEPASALDPISTAKIEELIHDLKSRYSIVIVTHNMQQAARISDKTAFFYLGELIEYDDTSVIFTNPAKEATQNYVTGRFG; from the coding sequence ATGTATAAATTAGAAGCTAAAGACGTTCAGTTGTTTTATGGTGAAAAGCATGCTTTAAAAGGTATCAGCATGGGTATTAAGGCTAATACTGTTACAGCATTCATCGGCCCGTCGGGATGTGGTAAATCTACTTTCTTACGTTGCTTTAATCGCATGAACGATTTGATCGAAAATTGCCGTATTGATGGGGAGATTTTTATTGACGGTAGAGATATTTACAAAAGTAAAATCAACGTTGTTGACCATCGGAAGAAAATTGGAATGGTGTTTCAAAAGCCTAATCCATTTCCAAAATCAATATATGAAAATGTGGCTTATGGGTTGAGAATTAATGGAATCAATCATAAGAAGTTCATTGATGAAACTGTTGAGCGTTCTTTGCGTCAGGCTGCACTTTGGGATGAGGTTAAAGATGATTTGAAAAAATCGGCATTGGCATTGTCGGGTGGTCAGCAGCAACGTTTGTGCATTGCCAGAACCTTAGCGGTAGAACCTTCCGTGATTTTGATGGACGAGCCCGCTTCTGCGCTTGACCCGATTTCAACAGCTAAAATTGAAGAGTTGATCCATGATCTTAAGAGCAGGTACAGTATTGTTATTGTAACACACAACATGCAACAGGCTGCTCGTATCAGTGATAAAACGGCCTTCTTTTATTTAGGTGAGTTAATTGAGTACGATGATACATCAGTAATATTTACTAACCCAGCAAAAGAGGCTACGCAAAATTACGTTACTGGAAGATTTGGTTGA